The Mesorhizobium sp. M1D.F.Ca.ET.043.01.1.1 genome contains a region encoding:
- the rimM gene encoding ribosome maturation factor RimM (Essential for efficient processing of 16S rRNA), with translation MSKLENPVQMAVIGAAHGIKGELRVKTFTGDPLALADYGPLHAKDGRAFQILDIRPAGTVVVVRFKGINDRNAAEALAGTELFVDRSVLPDDGEEDEFYHADLIGLEVRDDTGVIGRVVAVHNFGGGDILDVTLAGRKGVLIPFTQAAVPHVSIADGFVEVDPMAAGLVDDEESEAPGGSGFDPKGRPRGPKDAGGNR, from the coding sequence ATGTCCAAGCTCGAGAACCCCGTCCAGATGGCCGTGATCGGCGCCGCGCACGGCATCAAGGGCGAATTGCGAGTAAAAACCTTCACCGGCGATCCGCTGGCGCTCGCCGATTACGGGCCGCTCCACGCCAAGGATGGCCGCGCCTTCCAGATCCTCGACATCAGGCCGGCCGGCACGGTGGTGGTGGTGCGCTTCAAGGGCATCAACGACCGCAACGCCGCCGAGGCGCTCGCCGGCACCGAACTGTTCGTCGACCGTTCGGTGCTGCCGGACGACGGCGAGGAGGACGAGTTCTACCACGCCGACCTGATCGGCCTGGAGGTCAGGGACGATACCGGCGTCATCGGCAGGGTCGTCGCCGTGCATAATTTCGGCGGCGGCGACATACTCGATGTCACGCTCGCCGGCCGCAAGGGTGTGCTGATCCCGTTCACCCAGGCCGCGGTGCCGCATGTTTCAATCGCCGACGGTTTTGTCGAGGTCGATCCCATGGCGGCGGGGCTGGTCGATGACGAGGAGAGCGAGGCGCCTGGCGGTTCCGGCTTCGACCCGAAGGGACGGCCGCGCGGACCGAAGGACGCCGGGGGCAACCGGTGA
- the trmD gene encoding tRNA (guanosine(37)-N1)-methyltransferase TrmD encodes MSFAASVLTLYPEMFPGALGLSLAGRALEAGTWSLEAIQIRDFATDRHRTVDDTPAGGGAGMVMRADVLAKAIDHASPPGDTRPRLLMSPRGKPLTQARVRELAAGPGAVILCGRFEGVDQRLIEARGLEEVSIGDFILSGGEPAALVLLDAVVRLLPGVMGNAVSGEEESFENGLLEHPHYTRPQEFEGRQIPDVLISGNHKKIADWRRAEAEKLTRERRPDLLAAAQPLTK; translated from the coding sequence GTGAGCTTTGCCGCCTCGGTGCTGACGCTCTATCCCGAGATGTTTCCCGGCGCGCTCGGCCTGTCGCTCGCCGGCCGGGCGCTGGAAGCCGGCACCTGGTCGCTGGAAGCGATCCAGATCCGCGACTTCGCCACCGACAGGCACCGCACCGTCGACGACACGCCGGCCGGCGGCGGCGCCGGCATGGTGATGCGCGCCGACGTGCTGGCCAAAGCCATCGATCATGCCTCGCCGCCTGGCGATACGCGCCCGCGCCTGTTGATGAGCCCGCGCGGAAAACCGCTGACGCAGGCGCGGGTGCGCGAGCTCGCCGCCGGGCCGGGCGCCGTGATCCTGTGCGGCCGCTTCGAGGGCGTCGACCAGCGGCTGATCGAGGCGCGCGGCCTGGAGGAAGTCTCGATCGGCGATTTCATCCTGTCGGGCGGCGAGCCGGCGGCGCTGGTACTGCTCGACGCAGTGGTGCGGCTGCTTCCCGGGGTCATGGGCAATGCCGTCTCGGGCGAGGAAGAAAGCTTCGAGAACGGCCTGCTCGAGCACCCGCACTACACAAGGCCGCAGGAGTTCGAGGGGCGGCAAATTCCCGACGTGCTGATCTCCGGCAACCACAAAAAGATAGCCGACTGGCGCCGCGCCGAGGCGGAGAAGCTCACCAGAGAGCGGCGGCCGGATTTGCTGGCGGCTGCTCAGCCTTTGACGAAGTAG
- a CDS encoding sulfite exporter TauE/SafE family protein, with the protein MTFFDAVLLFAAGFVSGAVNAVAGGGTFVTFGAMTLVGVPPIVANATSSVTQFPGYITSTLAYRDDIRHFWRGALLLCLISALGGLAGSLILLALSNPSFRALVPWLLIAATALFAAGPWLKPTAGPEHQASVGSLAGSLAQFATSVYGGFFGAGMGVMMLATLGLTQAGDYHKLNALKNMLAVVIAAIAILVFVSGGVVAWPQAIVMIPAGALGGYAGVWIAKRVPQGVVRGFVVAVGLFLAFYYFVKG; encoded by the coding sequence ATGACCTTCTTCGATGCCGTCCTTCTCTTTGCCGCGGGTTTTGTCTCCGGCGCGGTGAATGCCGTCGCCGGCGGCGGCACCTTCGTCACCTTCGGCGCCATGACGCTGGTCGGCGTGCCGCCAATCGTCGCCAACGCCACCTCCTCGGTGACGCAGTTCCCCGGCTACATCACCTCGACGCTCGCCTATCGCGACGACATCAGGCATTTCTGGCGCGGGGCCCTGCTGCTTTGCCTGATCTCGGCGCTCGGCGGGCTGGCCGGCTCGCTCATCCTGCTCGCGCTCTCCAACCCGTCCTTCCGCGCGCTCGTGCCGTGGCTGCTGATTGCCGCCACCGCCTTGTTCGCCGCCGGGCCGTGGCTCAAGCCGACGGCGGGACCGGAGCACCAGGCCTCGGTCGGTTCGCTCGCCGGATCGCTGGCGCAGTTCGCGACATCGGTCTATGGCGGCTTCTTCGGCGCCGGCATGGGCGTCATGATGCTGGCGACCCTCGGCCTGACGCAGGCCGGGGACTACCACAAGCTCAATGCGTTGAAGAACATGCTGGCCGTGGTCATCGCCGCGATCGCCATCCTCGTCTTCGTTTCGGGCGGCGTCGTCGCCTGGCCGCAGGCGATCGTCATGATCCCGGCCGGCGCGCTGGGCGGCTATGCCGGCGTCTGGATCGCCAAGCGCGTGCCGCAGGGCGTCGTGCGCGGCTTCGTCGTCGCCGTCGGCCTTTTCCTGGCGTTCTACTACTTCGTCAAAGGCTGA
- the rplS gene encoding 50S ribosomal protein L19, with product MDLIRQLEAEQAAKIEAKRKLPEFQPGDTVRVQVRVTEGSRTRVQAYEGVVIARSGSGFQENFTVRKISYGEGVERVFPVYSPMVEGVEIVRRGKVRRAKLYYLRDRRGKSARISENTGVRARKLNDEERDALAAERARIEAEKVAAAEALAAEKAAQDAAEKKAAEEKAAEEKAAEAASAE from the coding sequence ATGGATCTCATCCGTCAGCTCGAGGCCGAGCAGGCCGCCAAGATCGAAGCTAAGCGCAAGCTGCCCGAATTCCAGCCCGGCGACACCGTGCGCGTCCAGGTGCGCGTCACCGAAGGCAGCCGCACCCGCGTCCAGGCCTATGAGGGCGTCGTCATCGCCCGCTCCGGCTCCGGCTTCCAGGAGAATTTCACCGTCCGCAAGATTTCCTACGGCGAAGGCGTCGAGCGCGTTTTCCCGGTCTACTCGCCGATGGTCGAGGGCGTCGAGATCGTGCGCCGCGGCAAGGTGCGCCGCGCCAAGCTCTATTACCTGCGCGACCGTCGCGGCAAGTCGGCCCGTATTTCGGAAAACACCGGCGTGCGCGCCCGCAAGCTGAACGACGAGGAGCGTGATGCCCTGGCCGCCGAGCGCGCCCGCATCGAGGCCGAGAAGGTCGCCGCCGCCGAGGCGCTGGCTGCCGAGAAGGCCGCGCAGGACGCCGCCGAGAAGAAGGCCGCCGAGGAGAAGGCCGCCGAGGAGAAGGCCGCCGAGGCTGCTTCGGCCGAGTAA
- a CDS encoding organic hydroperoxide resistance protein, with the protein MSALYTTQARVVGGRAGHAETSDGLLKLDLAMPKELGGQGGATNPEQLFAAGYGACFESAIRFVARKQKLPLEDAAVTATVSLHPNDQGGFRLDVALAAEIKGLDQAGAEALVSEAHTICPYSNAIRGNIDVALSTVALAAKAA; encoded by the coding sequence ATGTCAGCACTCTACACCACCCAGGCTCGCGTCGTTGGCGGCCGCGCGGGCCATGCCGAGACCAGCGACGGCCTGCTCAAGCTCGATCTGGCAATGCCGAAAGAGCTCGGCGGGCAGGGTGGCGCGACCAATCCCGAGCAGCTTTTCGCCGCCGGCTATGGCGCCTGCTTCGAAAGCGCAATCCGCTTCGTGGCGCGCAAGCAGAAGCTGCCGCTCGAGGATGCCGCGGTTACCGCCACCGTCAGCCTCCATCCCAACGACCAGGGCGGCTTCAGGCTGGACGTGGCGCTTGCGGCCGAGATCAAAGGCCTTGATCAGGCGGGCGCGGAAGCGCTTGTATCCGAGGCGCACACGATCTGCCCCTATTCCAACGCCATCCGGGGCAATATCGACGTGGCGCTTTCCACGGTGGCGCTTGCGGCAAAGGCGGCATGA
- a CDS encoding MarR family transcriptional regulator, whose amino-acid sequence MTTETEIRAGDVPADSAGTIAVPRLDQQLCFALYSASGLMTRLYRPLLDPLGLTYPQYLAMLALWQRSPMTVGELGEALGLDSATLTPLIKRMEAGGLVTRRRDSADERRVLVEPTAKGQALRANMKDVQAALACSMPLERAELKALHGTLTRLVAGLREAVADPSE is encoded by the coding sequence ATGACGACTGAAACCGAAATTCGAGCAGGCGACGTCCCGGCCGATAGCGCCGGGACGATTGCCGTTCCGCGTCTCGATCAGCAGCTCTGCTTCGCGCTCTATTCGGCGAGCGGGCTGATGACCAGGCTTTACCGGCCGCTGCTCGACCCGCTCGGCCTCACCTATCCGCAATATCTGGCGATGCTGGCGCTGTGGCAGCGCTCGCCCATGACCGTCGGCGAGCTCGGCGAGGCGCTGGGTTTGGATTCGGCGACGCTGACGCCGCTGATCAAGCGGATGGAAGCGGGCGGCCTGGTCACGCGTCGGCGCGACAGCGCGGACGAGCGTCGGGTTCTGGTCGAGCCGACGGCAAAAGGCCAGGCGCTGCGCGCGAACATGAAGGACGTGCAGGCGGCGCTTGCCTGCAGCATGCCGTTGGAACGCGCCGAGCTCAAAGCCCTGCACGGCACGCTCACCCGACTGGTCGCCGGTTTGCGCGAGGCGGTTGCGGACCCTTCGGAATAA
- a CDS encoding transporter substrate-binding domain-containing protein, translated as MTKSKLLLAAMLACLLAPAAALADTLPDLGGKKVVVVTENAYPPLQFIDKKTGKQIGWEYDAMDEIAKRLNFKVEYQNTSWDAMIQAVSDNQYNIGMTGITIKDDRKAKVDFSDPYMRSEQFMLVRGDESRFTDAKTFGAFKDGLIGAQPGTTPFYTAVYSVLDGNEQNPRIKLFETFGATVQALKAGDVDVVLTDGTAGKGYVDASEGKLKLIGGPLGTEDFGFIFPKGSDLVNPVNAAIAALKADGTLDALNKKWFLDYKMGQ; from the coding sequence ATGACCAAGTCGAAACTGTTGCTGGCCGCCATGCTGGCCTGCCTTCTCGCGCCTGCCGCTGCGCTAGCCGACACGCTGCCCGATCTCGGCGGCAAAAAGGTCGTGGTGGTGACGGAAAACGCCTACCCGCCGCTGCAGTTCATCGACAAGAAGACCGGCAAGCAGATCGGCTGGGAATATGACGCGATGGACGAAATCGCCAAGCGGCTGAACTTCAAGGTCGAATACCAGAACACTTCCTGGGACGCGATGATCCAGGCGGTTTCCGACAACCAGTACAACATCGGCATGACCGGCATCACGATCAAGGACGACCGCAAGGCGAAGGTCGACTTCTCCGACCCCTATATGCGCTCGGAGCAGTTCATGCTGGTGCGCGGCGACGAAAGCCGCTTCACCGATGCCAAGACCTTCGGCGCCTTCAAGGACGGGCTGATCGGGGCGCAGCCCGGCACGACACCCTTCTACACCGCCGTCTACAGCGTGCTCGACGGCAACGAGCAGAACCCGCGCATAAAGCTGTTTGAGACCTTCGGCGCGACCGTGCAGGCGCTGAAGGCGGGCGACGTCGACGTGGTGCTCACCGACGGCACTGCCGGCAAGGGCTATGTCGATGCCTCCGAAGGCAAGCTCAAGCTGATCGGCGGCCCGCTCGGCACCGAGGATTTCGGCTTCATCTTCCCGAAGGGCTCCGACCTGGTGAATCCGGTCAACGCCGCGATCGCCGCGCTCAAGGCCGACGGCACGCTCGATGCGCTGAACAAGAAGTGGTTCCTCGACTACAAGATGGGGCAGTGA
- a CDS encoding amino acid ABC transporter permease: protein MVAPSNSTPKSEFPWWLATALAMALAAALAIAASDLYAEVFATVAKGIGITVFVTVVAFALASAFGLGIALMALSGSQWLRQIARFYVEIIRGVPILVLLFWIAFAGAPAFVAAWNALTAPLQSAGFMGELLVRDVSLLWRAIMALTIGYSAFISEVFRAGIQSVEKGQIEAAKALGLTRVQRFRLIVFPQAIRTILPPLGNDFVAMVKDSSLVSVLGVADITQIGKIYAAGSFRFFETYSIVAYIYLILTVGLSLALRALEQRLRRQHGE, encoded by the coding sequence ATGGTGGCACCGTCCAACTCCACTCCCAAATCCGAATTTCCCTGGTGGCTGGCCACGGCGCTGGCGATGGCATTGGCGGCGGCGCTGGCGATCGCCGCCAGCGACCTCTATGCCGAGGTCTTCGCCACGGTCGCCAAGGGCATCGGCATCACCGTCTTCGTCACCGTCGTCGCCTTCGCACTGGCCTCGGCGTTCGGGCTCGGCATCGCGCTGATGGCGCTGTCGGGGTCGCAATGGCTGCGCCAGATCGCCCGCTTCTATGTCGAGATCATCCGCGGCGTGCCGATCCTGGTGCTTTTGTTCTGGATCGCCTTCGCCGGCGCGCCTGCCTTCGTCGCGGCCTGGAACGCGCTGACGGCGCCGCTGCAAAGCGCCGGCTTCATGGGCGAGCTTCTGGTGCGCGACGTCTCGCTGCTGTGGCGCGCCATCATGGCGCTCACCATCGGCTATTCCGCCTTCATCTCGGAAGTCTTCCGGGCCGGCATCCAGTCGGTCGAGAAGGGCCAGATCGAAGCCGCCAAAGCGCTGGGCCTGACGCGCGTGCAGCGCTTCCGGCTGATCGTCTTCCCGCAGGCGATCCGCACCATCCTGCCGCCGCTCGGCAACGACTTCGTCGCCATGGTCAAGGATTCCTCGCTCGTCTCGGTGCTGGGCGTCGCCGACATCACCCAGATCGGCAAGATCTATGCCGCCGGCTCCTTCCGCTTCTTCGAGACCTATTCGATCGTCGCCTATATCTATCTGATCCTGACCGTCGGCCTGTCGCTGGCGTTGAGGGCGCTGGAACAGCGGCTGCGCCGGCAGCACGGGGAATAG
- a CDS encoding class I SAM-dependent methyltransferase — MNFDKANAALDSVYTAETPEALAKAYAEWAATYDSETASLGYLLPFLITAWMARHVPAGEGPLLDAGCGTGLSGPSLKALGYGDIAGLDLSDAMLKIAGSRRANGKPAYSELKKAMLGGPLPWPDGHFRAILSTGVFTIGHAPASGLHELVRITRSGGHAIFTVRDQVFESGGFQAVFNELTQAGKWRAVEESPWFRCYAIGDPEALVKTFVFEVL; from the coding sequence ATGAATTTCGACAAGGCCAATGCCGCGCTGGATTCCGTCTACACGGCCGAGACGCCGGAAGCGCTGGCCAAGGCCTATGCCGAATGGGCCGCGACCTATGACAGCGAGACCGCCTCGCTCGGCTATCTCCTGCCGTTCCTCATCACCGCCTGGATGGCGCGGCATGTGCCTGCGGGTGAAGGCCCGCTGCTCGACGCCGGCTGCGGCACGGGGCTTTCGGGACCGTCGCTCAAGGCGCTGGGCTATGGCGACATCGCCGGCCTCGACCTCTCCGACGCCATGCTTAAGATCGCGGGCAGCCGCCGGGCGAATGGCAAGCCGGCCTACAGCGAGCTGAAGAAGGCCATGCTCGGCGGCCCGCTGCCGTGGCCGGACGGCCATTTCCGCGCCATCCTCTCGACCGGCGTCTTCACCATCGGCCACGCGCCGGCCTCCGGCCTGCACGAGCTGGTGCGCATCACGAGGAGCGGCGGCCACGCCATCTTCACCGTCCGCGACCAGGTTTTTGAAAGCGGCGGCTTCCAGGCAGTGTTCAACGAACTTACGCAAGCTGGGAAATGGCGGGCAGTGGAGGAAAGCCCGTGGTTCCGCTGCTACGCGATCGGCGATCCGGAAGCGCTGGTGAAGACGTTTGTCTTCGAGGTGTTGTGA
- a CDS encoding IS5 family transposase, with translation MAVKRTGQLSLAEAFLGQKLAGGSSPLDRLSGLVKWYRFEKLLNPLRDGGPGRAAWPPLVLFKALLLQSLYGLSDRELEEALGDRLSFRRFVGLGLEESIPDHSVLSRFRNLLVGEGLMERLFGELDRQLEKVGVILKRGTMLDATLIDAVSAPPTAERPSKDADARPVRRGKGGFTFGYKAHVGVDEGSGLIRTVITTPANVNDTVMADHLIRGDEKTVWADAAYDTHARRARLKAEGRKPRIARRPNKHHSLPERLKRYNRLIARRRAAVETTFATLKNRMKLTTIRYVGLAKAAAQVTLAAIAFNMRRWAAITG, from the coding sequence ATGGCGGTGAAGCGGACGGGTCAGTTGAGCCTGGCGGAAGCATTTCTGGGCCAGAAGCTTGCTGGTGGATCCTCGCCGCTCGATCGGCTGTCCGGTCTGGTGAAGTGGTATCGCTTCGAGAAGCTGCTCAACCCGCTACGCGATGGCGGCCCGGGACGTGCGGCTTGGCCTCCGCTGGTTCTGTTCAAAGCACTGCTGCTGCAATCGCTCTATGGGCTATCGGATCGCGAACTCGAGGAAGCGCTGGGCGACCGGCTGTCGTTCCGGCGCTTTGTCGGGCTTGGCCTTGAGGAGAGCATTCCCGATCACTCAGTGCTGTCGCGCTTCCGCAACCTGCTTGTCGGCGAAGGGCTGATGGAAAGGCTGTTTGGCGAACTGGACCGGCAGTTGGAGAAGGTCGGCGTAATCCTGAAGCGCGGCACGATGCTGGATGCGACGCTGATCGATGCGGTCTCGGCGCCGCCGACAGCCGAGCGGCCCTCGAAGGATGCCGATGCCCGTCCCGTGCGGCGGGGCAAGGGCGGCTTTACCTTCGGCTACAAGGCCCATGTTGGGGTCGACGAGGGCTCTGGTCTGATCCGCACGGTGATCACCACGCCGGCCAACGTCAACGACACGGTAATGGCCGATCACTTGATCCGAGGCGACGAGAAGACGGTGTGGGCGGATGCCGCCTATGACACGCATGCCCGGCGTGCTCGGCTCAAGGCCGAGGGCAGGAAGCCGCGCATTGCCCGCCGCCCCAATAAGCACCATTCGCTGCCCGAGCGGCTCAAGCGCTACAATCGCCTGATCGCACGACGGCGGGCGGCGGTGGAGACGACCTTCGCCACGCTTAAGAACCGCATGAAACTGACCACAATCCGCTATGTCGGACTGGCCAAGGCCGCAGCCCAGGTGACACTTGCCGCGATCGCTTTCAACATGCGCCGATGGGCGGCAATCACAGGATAG
- the leuC gene encoding 3-isopropylmalate dehydratase large subunit, whose protein sequence is MSAPRTLYDKIFDDHVVDRQDDGTCLLYVDRHLVHEVTSPQAFEGLRMSNRKVRHPEKTLAVVDHNVPTSPERKFGIKNEESRIQVEALARNAKDFGIEYYSENDVRQGIVHIIGPEQGFTLPGMTIVCGDSHTSTHGAFGALAHGIGTSEVEHVLATQTLIQRKAKNMLVRVDGQLPEGVTAKDIILAIIGEIGTAGGTGYVIEYAGEAIRSLSMEGRMTVCNMSIEGGARAGLIAPDETTFAYVKDKPRAPKGAAWDAALAYWKTMHSDEGAHFDKVVVLDAQKLPPIVSWGSSPEDVVSVQGFVPDPAGIADENKRSSKLRALDYMGLTPGTKITDIALDRVFIGSCTNGRIEDLRAAAKVVEGKKVNPRVNAMIVPGSGLVKEQAEAEGLDKIFVAAGFDWREPGCSMCLAMNDDRLKPHERCASTSNRNFEGRQGFKGRTHLVSPAMAAAAAIAGHFVDIRDWK, encoded by the coding sequence ATGAGCGCACCGCGCACCCTCTACGACAAGATCTTCGACGACCATGTCGTCGACCGCCAGGACGACGGCACCTGCCTGCTCTATGTCGACCGCCACCTGGTCCACGAAGTCACCAGCCCGCAGGCCTTCGAAGGCCTGCGCATGAGCAACCGCAAGGTTCGCCATCCCGAAAAGACGCTCGCCGTGGTCGACCACAACGTGCCGACCTCGCCGGAGCGCAAGTTCGGCATCAAGAACGAGGAAAGCCGCATCCAGGTCGAGGCGCTGGCCAGGAACGCCAAGGATTTCGGCATCGAATATTACTCAGAGAACGACGTCCGCCAGGGCATCGTCCACATCATCGGGCCCGAGCAGGGCTTCACGCTGCCCGGCATGACCATCGTTTGCGGCGACAGCCACACCTCGACGCATGGCGCGTTCGGCGCGCTGGCGCACGGCATCGGCACCTCGGAGGTCGAGCATGTGCTGGCGACGCAAACGCTGATCCAGCGCAAGGCCAAGAACATGCTGGTGCGCGTCGACGGCCAGCTTCCGGAAGGCGTCACCGCCAAGGACATCATCCTCGCCATCATCGGCGAGATCGGCACCGCCGGCGGCACCGGCTACGTCATCGAATATGCCGGCGAGGCGATCCGCTCGCTGTCGATGGAAGGCCGCATGACGGTCTGCAACATGTCGATCGAAGGCGGGGCCAGGGCCGGCCTGATCGCGCCGGACGAGACGACCTTCGCCTATGTCAAAGACAAGCCGCGCGCGCCGAAGGGCGCCGCCTGGGACGCCGCGCTCGCCTACTGGAAGACGATGCATTCCGACGAAGGCGCGCATTTCGACAAGGTGGTCGTGCTCGACGCGCAGAAACTGCCGCCGATCGTCTCCTGGGGCTCGTCGCCGGAGGACGTCGTCTCGGTGCAGGGTTTCGTGCCCGATCCGGCCGGTATTGCCGATGAGAACAAGCGCTCATCGAAGCTGCGCGCGCTCGACTATATGGGGCTGACGCCGGGAACCAAGATCACCGACATCGCGCTCGACCGCGTCTTCATCGGCTCCTGCACCAATGGCCGCATCGAGGACCTGCGCGCCGCGGCCAAGGTGGTCGAGGGCAAGAAGGTAAACCCGCGCGTCAACGCCATGATCGTGCCGGGCTCCGGCCTGGTGAAGGAGCAGGCCGAGGCCGAAGGCCTCGACAAGATCTTCGTCGCCGCCGGCTTCGACTGGCGCGAGCCCGGCTGCTCGATGTGCCTTGCCATGAACGACGACCGGCTGAAGCCGCATGAACGCTGCGCCTCGACCTCGAATCGCAATTTCGAGGGTCGGCAGGGCTTCAAGGGCCGCACCCATCTGGTGTCGCCGGCCATGGCGGCGGCCGCCGCGATCGCCGGCCATTTCGTCGACATCCGCGACTGGAAATAG
- a CDS encoding GGDEF domain-containing protein: protein MDTGLLIALLNPTIALALGAAFLVLWFHQRHRPYLAVLAASYCLSAPGFLLQYFTLPVGIVATKLISNICFTIAACCLSGAIVARYGRRVPYIGIGIMTGSGLAAFAWFMFMQPDLTWRVLAMNFGFGGLSLLVAAELRTVRNNGPTEKILFILALLSGLNFTARTLIVVIAHGPFPSYDGFYGSSYWTTALLSHALLSLLIALCLFTAAALDVLKALKAETHTDPLSGLLNRRGFEERAAALLDQCARAGFPVALVLADLDHFKALNDRHGHEAGDRVIADFSAKLRFATGARGAAGRIGGEEFAVLLPLSDLAAARLFAEAIRSFYSAGAVDGLPPGTRVTASFGVAARTGNEGLAPLMRRADEALYKAKRNGRDSVRLSYERPETAFVPEAASVG from the coding sequence TTGGACACCGGTCTGCTCATAGCGCTGCTCAATCCGACGATAGCGCTGGCGCTTGGCGCCGCGTTCCTCGTGCTGTGGTTTCATCAGCGCCATCGTCCATATCTGGCGGTGCTGGCGGCAAGCTACTGCCTGTCGGCGCCGGGCTTCCTGCTGCAATATTTCACGCTTCCGGTCGGCATCGTGGCGACCAAGCTGATCTCCAACATATGCTTCACGATCGCCGCCTGCTGCCTTTCCGGTGCGATCGTCGCGCGCTACGGCCGGCGCGTGCCCTATATCGGCATCGGCATCATGACCGGCAGCGGGCTCGCCGCCTTCGCGTGGTTCATGTTCATGCAGCCGGATCTCACCTGGCGCGTGCTGGCCATGAATTTCGGCTTCGGCGGTCTCAGCCTGCTCGTCGCCGCCGAGCTCAGGACGGTGCGCAACAACGGGCCGACCGAAAAAATCCTGTTCATTCTGGCGCTGCTTTCCGGGCTGAACTTCACCGCCCGCACACTGATCGTCGTCATCGCGCATGGACCGTTCCCGAGCTATGATGGCTTCTACGGCTCGTCCTACTGGACGACGGCGCTGCTTTCGCATGCGCTTTTGTCGCTGCTCATCGCGCTCTGCCTGTTCACGGCGGCGGCGCTCGACGTGCTGAAGGCGCTGAAGGCCGAGACCCATACCGATCCGCTGTCCGGCCTGCTCAACCGCCGCGGCTTCGAGGAACGGGCGGCAGCTCTGCTCGATCAATGCGCCAGAGCGGGGTTTCCCGTGGCGCTGGTGCTTGCCGACCTCGATCACTTCAAGGCGCTCAACGACCGGCACGGACATGAGGCGGGCGACCGGGTGATTGCCGATTTCTCCGCCAAGCTGCGCTTTGCCACGGGCGCCCGCGGCGCCGCCGGCCGCATCGGCGGCGAGGAGTTCGCCGTGCTTCTGCCGCTCAGCGATCTCGCCGCGGCGCGCCTGTTCGCCGAAGCGATCCGCAGCTTCTATTCGGCCGGGGCCGTCGACGGCCTGCCGCCCGGCACCAGGGTGACCGCGAGCTTCGGCGTCGCCGCCCGCACCGGCAATGAAGGGCTGGCGCCGCTGATGCGGCGCGCCGACGAGGCGCTCTACAAGGCCAAGAGGAACGGCCGCGACAGCGTCCGCCTTTCGTACGAGCGCCCCGAAACCGCCTTCGTGCCCGAAGCGGCCAGCGTCGGCTGA